The Syntrophorhabdus sp. genomic sequence CAGCCCTACCTGGTGGAGAGCGGTCCCGTGGAAGCAGCCCTCGAAGGTTCGGGCATTCCGGTCCTGCGCCTCGAAACGGACTACAGCCAGGAAGACATGGGTCAACTCAAGACCCGGATCGAGGCGTTCGTCGAAAGGATCCATCAAGGATGAGGACGGCCGGCCTCGACATCGGTTCACGGACCGTGAAACTCGTGGTCATTGAGCAAGGCGAGACGGTCCTCACACGCAAGGGCCTCACCTCACACGACCCCCTGGAAGCGGCACGTGCCCTCATGGAGGAGGTCCATTACGACACCATTGTGGCCACCGGATACGGCCGTCACCTCCTGAAGGGGCACCTCGACTGCCCCGTCATCAGCGAGATCAAGGCCTTCGCCCTGGGGGCGAAGGCCATTCACCCGTCCTGCAGGGTGATCCTCGACATCGGAGGGCAGGACACGAAGGTCATCTCCTTGAGCGAGGGCGGCGAGATGAGCAAGTTTGAGATGAACGACAAGTGTGCCGCCGGCACGGGCCGCTTCCTCGAGATCATGGCGCATGCCCTCGGCTACACCCTGGAGGAGTTCCCGAAGGCAGCACTGTCAGCGGGGCGCTTCGAGAAAATAAACAGCATGTGCACGGTCTTCGCGGAATCCGAGGTCATATCGCTCACGGCAAAGGGGGCCGCTCGCTCCGAGGTGGCGCTCGGCATCCACAGGGCCATCGTGAGCCGCTCGACAGCCCTGCTCCGGCGCATAGCACCGTCGGGTGAGGTCTTTTTCGCCGGAGGCGTCGCGCTCAACAGTTGCGTTGAAGCCTTGTTAGCCGAGGAGCTGGCGCGCCCGGTCGTGGTCCCTCCGGACCCGCAGAGCGTGGGAGCCTTGGGCGCTGCGATCCATGCCGCCTCGGCAAGACCACGCCGGGAGTCGGCAAAAGAGGGGTCGGGCGGGTATGATAACAGCGAAAGGAGCGTGGAATGAAGGGAACCGTTGAACCTCTTATCAACGATGAATACACCGGCGGCCCCCCCACGAAAAGGGTTCTTGCCCGTCTTCAGAAAAAACGGGCGAACGGAAAGAAGGTCGCCGGGGTTTACTGCGGGTATGCGCCGGCCGAGCTTATCCTGGCCATGGATATCGCACCGGCAACGCTCTGCGCCTTTTCCGACGGAACGATAGAGGCGGCGGAAACTGTCCTTCCTGCCAATCTCTGCCCCCTTATCAAGTCCAGCTACGGTTTCATCATCACCGATACCTGTCCTTTCTATGGGCTCTCCGATGTCATCATAGGCGAAACGACCTGTGATGGCAAGAAGAAGATGTTCGAACTCATAGCGGACGTGAAGCCCACCTATATCATGGATCTGCCCCAGGTCCCCGACGAGAACGAGGCGGTCGTGAACTGGACGTTGATGATCGGAAAGCTCCGGAGATTTCTCGAAGAAACCCTCGGGGCCGGAACGACTGAGGACGCTATCGAGGCCGCCATCGTGGACAGCAACCGCAAGAGCGCCATGATGCGGAAGGTCTTTGAGTATGCGGCGGTCAAGCCTTCCATCGTGGGCTGGCGGGAGATATATGACCTTGCCTTTCTGGCCCAGGGATCGAGGGGGGAAGAAATGGAGCCCTTTTGTGATAAGGCAATAGAAGTTCTTGATGCTCGCCGGGAGGCCGGATACGTCTACGGCTCTGCCGGGGCTCCCCGCGTGCTCGTGACCGGTTGTCCCGTCAGCGGCGATGCCGAAAAGGTCTTCAGGATCATTGAAGAGGCAGGCGGCGTGATCGTCGCCCTCGACGCATGCTCGGGATTCAAGCCTTTCATGACGGACATCGAAGAAGGCACCGGAAACCCCGTAAGGGCGCTCAGCGAGCGTTATCTCAAGATACCCTGCTCCTGCATGACCCCCAACGCCCGGCGCCTCACCGAAATGACCCGTCTCATAGAGAAGTTCAGGCCCGATGCCGTCATCGACGTCGTGCTCCAAGCGTGCCATTCCTTCAACATCGAATCGCATAAGGTGGGCAAGCACGTTGAGAAGAGCCACGGCCTGCCGTTCCTCAAGATAGTGACGGACTTTTCCCTGGGTGACGTCGAACAGATACGCACGCGCGTGGAGGCCCTTCTGGAGTCCTGCTGAGCCCTGTCGCACCGGTATCGATCCGGCAAAGGGAACGCCTTTTCCGGTACAGGAATATCACAATAAGAGGAGGTATGAATGCATATGTTCAAGAGTTTGAAGCTGATGCCCTTTGTCGCGATCTTTGCGGTCTTCGTCCTTGTCTCCGGCGCCTTCGCCGCGGACGTCCCGAATCTGAAGGTGGGCTATATCTTCACGACCCATCACACGTCGTTCATCGTGGCGGCGAAAAAAGGGGAGGCCTTCAAAGACATGGGGGTCTACCTTCGGCCTGTCATTGACAAGGACAAGTACGAACTGGTGGCAGGCGGGAAAGCCATAGCCGTCCTCCAGCTGATCGTGGCGAAAAGCGGATCGGAGACGGCCGCCCTCTTCGCGCGCAACCAGCTCGACCTGGCCATGGCCTCGGTGACCGCCATCATGGCCGGGATAGACAAGGGCACCCCGATGAAGATCTTAAGCCCCCTGCAGACAGAGGGCATGGGCCTCGTGGTCCCCAAGGATTCCCCGCTCACCGATTGGAACTCCTTCATGGAGAACGTGAAGAAGGCTTCAAAACCTGTCAAGATCGGGTACCACTCGCCGACGAGCGCGCCGAAGATCGTCCTGGAAGCAGCGCTGAAGAATGCCGGCATCAAGGTCACGGAAGACCCCAACGACCAGTCGGCCAAAATCCTCCTCGCGGACCTCAAGGGCACGACGAACATGATCCCCGCGCTGGCGAGCAAGCAGGTCGACGCGATCGTGGGGCCTTCACCCTTCCCTGAGGTAGCCGTCAGCCGGGGCGTGGGAAAGATCCTTATCGACCTCAGGGACCTGCCGCCAAAAGGCTACTGGCATGACTTCCCCTGCTGCGTCACGGCGGCGAGCGGTGAGACCATCGCAAAACACCCCGAGGTGGTGCAGAAGTTCGTGGAGCTCATCGCGAAGGCCAACGTCTGGTGCAACAAGAACAGGATGGAGGCGGCAACGATCACCGCGGAATGGATCGGCCTGCCCGCCGACGCGGCCAAAGCGTCGACACTCGTCTTTCTGGCGAAATTCAACAAGAGCTGGATGCGGGGTGCCGACAAGCTGATGGGCGTCCTCAACGGAATGGGAAACTTCAAGGGCTCGCTGAAAGGCAAGAAGATCGACGAGGTGAAACCGGTGCTCTTCGATATGCGCTTCATCGACAAGGTGAAGATGTAGAATGGGCCTGAAGAGCATACTTGTCAGGGCGGGAGCCTATGTGCTCGTGCCCTGCCTCTTCCTTGTATTCTGGGACATTATGGCCCGGCAACTGAACAATGAGGTCATCCTGCCCGGTGTCGGGCAGGTGACCGAGTTGTTCCTCAAGC encodes the following:
- a CDS encoding 3-hydroxyacyl-ACP dehydratase encodes the protein MRTAGLDIGSRTVKLVVIEQGETVLTRKGLTSHDPLEAARALMEEVHYDTIVATGYGRHLLKGHLDCPVISEIKAFALGAKAIHPSCRVILDIGGQDTKVISLSEGGEMSKFEMNDKCAAGTGRFLEIMAHALGYTLEEFPKAALSAGRFEKINSMCTVFAESEVISLTAKGAARSEVALGIHRAIVSRSTALLRRIAPSGEVFFAGGVALNSCVEALLAEELARPVVVPPDPQSVGALGAAIHAASARPRRESAKEGSGGYDNSERSVE
- a CDS encoding ABC transporter substrate-binding protein, which codes for MHMFKSLKLMPFVAIFAVFVLVSGAFAADVPNLKVGYIFTTHHTSFIVAAKKGEAFKDMGVYLRPVIDKDKYELVAGGKAIAVLQLIVAKSGSETAALFARNQLDLAMASVTAIMAGIDKGTPMKILSPLQTEGMGLVVPKDSPLTDWNSFMENVKKASKPVKIGYHSPTSAPKIVLEAALKNAGIKVTEDPNDQSAKILLADLKGTTNMIPALASKQVDAIVGPSPFPEVAVSRGVGKILIDLRDLPPKGYWHDFPCCVTAASGETIAKHPEVVQKFVELIAKANVWCNKNRMEAATITAEWIGLPADAAKASTLVFLAKFNKSWMRGADKLMGVLNGMGNFKGSLKGKKIDEVKPVLFDMRFIDKVKM
- a CDS encoding 2-hydroxyacyl-CoA dehydratase gives rise to the protein MKGTVEPLINDEYTGGPPTKRVLARLQKKRANGKKVAGVYCGYAPAELILAMDIAPATLCAFSDGTIEAAETVLPANLCPLIKSSYGFIITDTCPFYGLSDVIIGETTCDGKKKMFELIADVKPTYIMDLPQVPDENEAVVNWTLMIGKLRRFLEETLGAGTTEDAIEAAIVDSNRKSAMMRKVFEYAAVKPSIVGWREIYDLAFLAQGSRGEEMEPFCDKAIEVLDARREAGYVYGSAGAPRVLVTGCPVSGDAEKVFRIIEEAGGVIVALDACSGFKPFMTDIEEGTGNPVRALSERYLKIPCSCMTPNARRLTEMTRLIEKFRPDAVIDVVLQACHSFNIESHKVGKHVEKSHGLPFLKIVTDFSLGDVEQIRTRVEALLESC